One window of the Trifolium pratense cultivar HEN17-A07 linkage group LG2, ARS_RC_1.1, whole genome shotgun sequence genome contains the following:
- the LOC123907406 gene encoding delta-aminolevulinic acid dehydratase, chloroplastic, which produces MATASSSTIPNLSLTFNCKTYVDLKPSLPNYFSFSSSKLRRPPCLFTVRASDSDFEAAVVAGNVPEAPPVPPTPAAPAGTPVVPSLPLQRRPRRNRRSPVLRSAFQETSLSPANFVYPLFIHEGEEDTPIGAMPGCYRLGWRHGLVEEIAKARDVGVNSVVLFPKIPDALKSPTGDEAFNENGLVPRTIRLLKDKYPDLIIYTDVALDPYSSDGHDGIVREDGVIMNDETVHQLCKQAVAQARAGADVVSPSDMMDGRVGAMRLALDAEGFQHVSIMSYTAKYASSFYGPFREALDSNPRFGDKKTYQMNPANYREALTEMREDESEGADILLVKPGLPYLDIIRLLRDNSPLPIAAYQVSGEYSMIKAGGALKMIDEEKVMMESLLCLRRAGADIILSYFALQAARSLCGEKR; this is translated from the exons ATGGCAACAGCATCTTCTTCAACAATTCCAAACCTATCCTTAACATTCAATTGCAAAACCTACGTTGATCTCAAACCTTCATTACCGAACTATTTCAGTTTCTCTTCATCGAAGCTTCGACGACCTCCATGTCTTTTCACTGTCAGAGCTAGCGACTCAGATTTCGAGGCTGCCGTTGTTGCCGGTAATGTACCGGAGGCGCCTCCTGTACCGCCTACACCTGCTGCACCTGCCGGAACACCGGTGGTTCCTTCACTT CCACTTCAGAGGCGTCCTCGTCGGAATCGAAGGTCGCCTGTACTTCGATCGGCGTTTCAGGAAACAAGTTTATCACCTGCTAATTTTGTGTACCCGCTTTTTATACATGAAG GTGAGGAGGACACCCCAATTGGGGCTATGCCTGGATGCTACAGGCTTGGCTGGAGACATGGACTTGTGGAAGAG ATTGCAAAAGCACGGGATGTTGGTGTTAACAGTGTTGTGCTCTTCCCCAAAATTCCAGATGCTTTGAAG TCTCCCACAGGTGATGAAGCATTCAATGAGAATGGTTTAGTTCCTCGGACTATACGGTTACTCAAGGATAAGTACCCAGATCTT ATTATTTACACAGATGTTGCATTAGATCCGTATTCGTCTGATGGACATGATGGCATTGTCAGAGAAGATG GAGTTATTATGAATGACGAGACTGTTCATCAGCTTTGTAAACAAGCTGTAGCCCAG gcCCGAGCTGGAGCAGATGTTGTCAGCCCCAGCGATATGATGGATGGCCGGGTAGGAGCAATGCGATTAGCTCTCGATGCTGAAGGCTTTCAGCACGTTTCTATAATGTCATATACAGCAAA GTATGCAAGTTCATTTTACGGCCCCTTTAGAGAAGCATTGGACTCAAACCCCCGGTTCGGAGACAAGAAGAC CTATCAGATGAATCCAGCAAATTACAGAGAGGCATTGACTGAGATGAGGGAAGATGAATCTGAAGGAGCTGACATTCTCTTG GTGAAGCCTGGTCTTCCTTATTTGGATATCATTAGGCTGCTTAGGGATAATTCTCCTCTGCCAATTGCAGCATACCAG GTTTCTGGTGAATACTCGATGATAAAAGCTGGCGGTGCTCTAAAAATGATTGATGAAGAAAAGGTTATGATGGAATCATTATTGTGCCTCCGGCGAGCAGGTGCTGACATCATCCTTTCATATTTTGCTCTACAAGCTGCTAGATCTTTGTGTGGAGAGAAGAGGTGA